TCGAGCGCCGTCGCACGCACCCGCAGCATCCGATCCAGCTCCTGCACTGCATTCACACCTGTATCCCAGAGGTGCGTCTGCGGATGCGCACTGCCCACCGGTCGCGCATCCTGGTCGCTCATGAACGTAAGCCCGCGACGCGCGCCGTCCGCCAGGATGGAATCGAGCGCAGCCTCCTCGTCGACGCCGGCAGGGAAGTCCTGATAGCCGTATGCCACCGCGATCTTGTCCCATTCACCGATCTTCTGGTCGTACGCGTTCGACAGATCGATGCGGCCATCGGCCGTCAGCTGCACGAGCGGGTGCGGATAGTCCATCACACTCGCACGACCGCCCGCGCCCTGCGCACTCGAGATGTAGTTGTGTGCGATGCCGATCGTGTGGCCGATCTCGTGCGCACTCAGCTGACGCAGCCGCGCGAGCGCCATTGCCGCCAGCTCGGGCGGTACCTCGTTGCCCGTTTCGTACGGCGACAGCAGTCCCTCCGCCAGCAGATAGTCCTGTCGCACACGCAAGGAGCCGAGCGTCACGTGGCCTTTCAGGATCTCGCCCGTGCGCGGGTCCGTCACGGAGCTGCCGTAGCTCCACCCGCGCGTGGAACGATGCACCCACTGGATCACGTTGTAGCGGATGTCCATCGGGTCCGCCGAGTCGGGCAGGATCTCCACACGGAACGCATTGCGATAGCCCGCCGCCTCGAACGCCTGGTTCCACCAGCGGCCGCCTTCGATGAGCGCGCTGCGCACCGGTTCCGGTGTGCCCGGGTCCAGATAGTAGATGATGGGCTCGACCGCATCGCTCACCGGCGCGGCCGGGTCGACCTTCTCCAGCCGATGCCGCGCGATGTACCGCTTCGTCATCTCCTCGCCGATCGGGACCGCGTAATCGACGTAGCTCGTCCCGAAGTATCCCGCGCGCGGGTCCGCTTCGCGCGGCTCGTAGTCCGTTGGCAGCTCGACGAAGCTGTGATGCTGGCGCACCGTGACCGCATCGGCCGTCGGCGTGACACTGCGCACCAGCCCGCCCGGCGCATCGCTCGTGAACGTGAGCGTGACCTCGACCTCCGTGTTCTGCGGGAATCCCTTCGTCCGGTCCATGTAGAACGCGCTGCGGGATGCATCCATGCGATACGTGCCCTGATTGGTCCGGCGGAGCGTGCCGATCACGCCATGCGCGTCGCGCACGAAGAACTCCGTCGCATCCACGAGGACCCGGTCCCCCGTCTCCGCGCCTACCGTGAAGCCCCAGATGATCGACGCCGCGAACGCATCATCGACCGCCTTGCGCTCCATCGCGTTGTCCGTTGTCGCGCGGTACGACAGATTCGGCTGCACCATCAGAACCTTCGGACCGACCCGCTCGAAGTGTACGACATAGCGCGGACCCAGATCGCCACGGTTCAGACCGATGTCGTTGTGACCGACACCGGCCGGCAGGGAAACGTAATACAGGATCTCCTCGTTCAGCCGCGGGATCTCCAGCCACATTTTGCCGTCACGCTCGCTCCAGTAGAGCGGCATGAAGCCGTCGATGCGCTGCATGCCCTCGGTCTTCGCGGCGATCGTCGGGATCGGTGCGGCCGCTTCGCTGCGCTGCTGCGCGAACGCGCGCGGCGCCGCTATACTTCCCAGCAGTATGACGAGCAGGACATGGCGCGTGAGTGCGCGCATGGTGCCTCCGGGTGATGTCGTTGCGGGTACGCCGGACTTCGGACGGATGAGGCCTGGCCGGCGGCGAACGTCCTGACGTGCACAATGTGTCCTCCCCCATTGCACGCCGCCAGCCCGGGCCTCATCGCTGCCCTCTCGTCCGGAGAATGTCGTAATGACAAAGGCCGCAATCGTTCTGGTCGGCCTGCTCGCACTGAGCACCGGCAACGTCGCCGCACAGGAGCCGCCACCGCGCGACTCCGTGCCCCGGTCAATGCTCGATCGCGCAGCGCGCAGTAACTGGTACCTGCGGACGGTTACGGTCGATGCGCCGCAGGACACGATTGCCGGACGCATTCGCATGACCAGCGGCCGCTACCGCATCGGCGATGAATGGGTCGAACGGGGCGCCATCCAGTCGCTCGACCGACGCATTGAAGAGGGAAGCGGCGCGCTCATTGGTGGCCTCATAGGGGCCATTGTGGCGGGTGCAGCTGCAGAGGGCATGAGCCGCTGGAACCGGCCCGACGACGGATCAACGAATTTCTTCGCACTCGGGCTGGGCGCGGGCGCGGGCGCGATGTTCGGCATGTTCACAGGCCACGCCGTACATCCCGGCCGTGTCTACTGGCGGTCGATCTGGCCGGAGTAGACGCTCTTCTCCTGCCCTCGGCACGCGATACAGTTTTCCGCAGGAAGGTGATTCTTTGACCGGGCAGCCGCTCCACGCCCGGCCCGGCTGACAGCGGCAATCATCAGCCGGACGCCCACTTAGCCGCTTCCTGCGGATCTGGCGCGATAGTTCCAGCATGTCTGCCGACTCGCGGCGCGAGAGCCGTCTCCCCCGTCCCGCCGCATAATCCACCGAATATCCCAGAGGCCGGATGTACGAAGCCGACACCTTCCTCGAGGACGCAGCGGTCAGCTCCACGGACAGCACGCCGCTGCGCTGGCCACCGCCCGGGCTCGAGGCGCTGCAGGGACTCGCCTGGCGCGCCATTGTGATGCTCGCCGGCGGCACCGGCATCATGATCACACCCATGCTCCTCGCGGTCCGTGCGCAGGACTTCTGGAGCATTGGCGTATTCGGAGGCAGCTGGTGGATCCCGGTGTTCTCATCGATGATCGGTCTCCTCATACTGCTCGGCGGGATGGAGCGCCTGACGCGCATGCTGTTCGACGGCGCGGCGGCGGTGCAGCGCGGCCATGACTGGCTGACCGTCGCTTACGTCCTGAGTGATGCGCGGCACGACGCTGGTTTTCTGCTCCAGGGTGCACGGCAGTATGCGACGCTGGAGGAGCGCGATCGCCGCATGCTGCTCGCGGCGCGCGTCGTCGCCGTCACCGGATACGCCGCAGCACTGATCTGGATGCCCGTGGCATTCGCGGCCGGCGTCATCATGGCCGGCCGCGGCATCATCAGCAGTGCGGGCCTGTTGACATCGATCGTTCTCGTGCCCGGCGGCATGCTGATCATGGCCGCGTTCATCGCTCACGTGTTC
The genomic region above belongs to Longimicrobiales bacterium and contains:
- a CDS encoding zinc-dependent metalloprotease; amino-acid sequence: MRALTRHVLLVILLGSIAAPRAFAQQRSEAAAPIPTIAAKTEGMQRIDGFMPLYWSERDGKMWLEIPRLNEEILYYVSLPAGVGHNDIGLNRGDLGPRYVVHFERVGPKVLMVQPNLSYRATTDNAMERKAVDDAFAASIIWGFTVGAETGDRVLVDATEFFVRDAHGVIGTLRRTNQGTYRMDASRSAFYMDRTKGFPQNTEVEVTLTFTSDAPGGLVRSVTPTADAVTVRQHHSFVELPTDYEPREADPRAGYFGTSYVDYAVPIGEEMTKRYIARHRLEKVDPAAPVSDAVEPIIYYLDPGTPEPVRSALIEGGRWWNQAFEAAGYRNAFRVEILPDSADPMDIRYNVIQWVHRSTRGWSYGSSVTDPRTGEILKGHVTLGSLRVRQDYLLAEGLLSPYETGNEVPPELAAMALARLRQLSAHEIGHTIGIAHNYISSAQGAGGRASVMDYPHPLVQLTADGRIDLSNAYDQKIGEWDKIAVAYGYQDFPAGVDEEAALDSILADGARRGLTFMSDQDARPVGSAHPQTHLWDTGVNAVQELDRMLRVRATALERFGERAIRTGRPLAMIEEALVPLYLHHRYQTEAAVKSVGGVFYNYALRNENEPEYRRVQAAEQRAALEAVLRTVQPAVLKLPRSVVDMLPPRPYGVGGSQELFDRYTGLVFDAVAPAASAADMSLSLLLDPQRAARLVQQKALDSSLPGLEDVLETTTRAVMQPRTSDAYEQEIARAVQRVYVDRLMSLAANAPMSQVRALANYELMRLVETAMPGGGAAPQAAHRMAIAAEIGRFMERPLEPIRPPAAAPGVPPGQPIGMPDMVWTSLRCEW